The genomic stretch GGTGCCCGTCCAGACGCGGGCGCTCGACGGGATGGACTCGCTCCTTTCCATCGTCCAGATGCCCGGCGGCGTGCCCGTGGCGACCGTCGCCATCGGGCAGGGCCTCAACGCGGGCCTGCTGGCCGTCCAGATCCTCGCCACGGCCGACGCCGCGCTGGCGGACGCGCTCGAGGCCTACAAGGCCGAACTCCGCGACCGCGTCGGTGCGATGGACCGGGCGGTCGCGGAGAAGGCGGAAGGGACTGCCCCGGCCTAGCGGACGACCGTCGCCGTCCGCGACACGACCCCACCGGCCTCGGTGGTCGCGCGGAGGACGTAGACGCCTGCCGGGAGCGACCGAAGGTCCACCGGGATGCGCGTCTCGCCCGAGGCCACGGAGCCCGACCGGACCTCGGCCACCCGGCGGCCAAGCGCGTCGAACACCTCCACGGTGGTCGGCGACGAGGCGGTCAGGGTCACGGAAAACACGCCCACGGACGGGTTGGGCGCCACGCTCAGCGCAAAGGCGTCCGTGGTCGGGTCGAGCGCGACATCCGTCTGCCGGGGGTCCGCGGCGTAGGTGTAGAGGTAGCGCACCGAGGGCCGCCAGTCAGACGCTCCATCGGGGTACACCTCTTGCAGGTAGGAGGTCGGCCGGGAGAAGGGGTCGAGGTCCAGGGTCTTCCGGACCCTCGCCACCAACCCGCTGCCCACGCTCCGCGGGAGTTCCTGGATGGCGACCGCCCGGCTCCCTTCGTTGGAGTAGGTCACCGTGTGACGCTCGACCAGCTTCCAGGTCGAGCCGTCCCGGTCGAACGCCTCGTGCAGGACGATCCCGTAGGGCCCGTAGGCCATCGCCGTGCTGTCCGCCTCGACGTAGGCGCCCGCCGTCTCGTCGTAGTTCCGCGTGACGACGCTCGTCCGCCGCCCGTCGCCATCGAAGGTCGAGGCGGTCAGGCGGTACGGCGTGGCACCGGGCTCGGTCCGGAACCGGCACAGGATGCGGTTGCCCGCCGCGTCGAGGTCGCTCTCGAAGACGATGTCCGTCGCCCAGCCGCTGGCGTAGCGCTCGAACAGGTACCCGGCCAGGGTGCCCGCCTCGGTGTAGTCGTAAGCGTAGCGGCGGTTGGGGCCCCAGCCGGAACCGGTCCAGTCCTCCCGGGCCTCGTAGGTCGGGTACGGCGAGGCCCCGTAGCCCAGCGTGTCCCGCTGGTACGGTCCGCCGCCGGACGCCATGTAAACGTGCTCCAGCATGCGTCCCTGGTCATCGAACGCGAACGTCTCGGCGTCCACGGGCGTCGGCCAGCCCGACCCGTCGCCGTCGGACCACCGGGAAAACAGCAGCGTGCCCGCCGTGCCGCCTTCGCTGGCGACGTACTCCCGGCGCGTATCGTTGACGAGCGCGGTCCCGTCCCAGTCCTGCTGGACGAAGACCAGCCCCTGCGCCACGTTGTCGGCGGACGAGGATTCGAGGGCGTCGAACCGAAACGTCGCCGGACACCCGGACTGGGCGGACGACGGCGCCGCGATCAGGAGAGACAGGAAGAAGCCGGCCAGCAGAGAATGGCGAAGCAGCATGATGTAGGGGGAAGGGGGTGTGTGGTCAGACTAGCGCCTCCTCTCCACCCGTCGGGCAGTACAAACCTACCAGGGGCGCGATTTCGCCCTGTTTGCTATTCCAGCAACAGATCTGTCTCCCGATCCGCCGACAGACCAGAGATCCGGTCGCGGACCGTCACGGTGAGCGTGTACAGCCCCCGCTCCTGACCGGTCGCGTCGAGGAAGAGGTACACCGCGTCGTCGGCGCGGTCGCCCTGGACCTCGAAGGCCGACGAGACGGCCGCGCCGTCGCCGCCGAAGACGCGGCGCGCGAGGCGGCGGATGCCGGTGGACGTGTCCTTCGGCCGGAGGCTCGCCTCGACCTCGTAGTCGGTCCGCCCGTCGGTCATGCCGAGGCCGTAGGGCTCGAAGTAGAGGTAGACCGGGTCCCCGACGCGAAAGACGCCCCACGGGGCAGGCTGCACCGAGACGCCGTCGCGGAAGACGCGGCCGGGCACGGCGCGGTCGGCCTCCTGCGCGTCGTAGGCCAGCAGCACGTCGGAGAGCCGGAGGCCCGTGCCACCGAAGTCGGGCACGTCGACGGCGCGGCGCTGGACGGCGCCCGTCTGGCCCGAGGCGGTCTCGAACTCCAGCGACACCTCGTAGCCGTCGCCCGGGCGGGCGCTCATCGGCTCGGTGCTGGTCCACAACCGCGTCTGGTCGAACGGCACGATCTGGGCGCCGCGGAGCCCATAGACGGTCCGCCGCCGTTCGATCAGCATCTCTCGGCCCGGGCCGATCAGGAACGCTCCCGTCTTGACGGTCACGTCCACGTCCTCCTGCACGCCCTCCGACGGGGTCTCGCTCTCGGAGACTGGGATCCCGTAGTTGACGTAGAGGTCCGTCCGGCCGCCCTCGCCCTTGAACGCGGCGACCCGGTACGGCAGTTCGACCGCGCGGCCGGGCGTCTGGAACGCGTAGCGCTCGGGCCGACGGCGCACCTCGGCCTGGGCGATCAGCGCGAAGTCCATCGCCGACGGGTTGCGAACCGACTGCAGGCCGTACACGTCCGCGGGCAGCGAGTACAGGCGGAACTCGCCGGTTCGGTTCGGGTCCTCGAACACGAAGCGAACGCCGTCGCCGTAGTCCCACACGTTGAAGCGGTTGGAGAGGCCCACGCCCGCGGGCGCGTCCGGGTCGATGGCGAAGGCCTCGTCGCGCCCCGCGAACTGCTCGACGACGAGACCGAGGCCGCCCTCAATCACCACGTCGGTCTCGGGTGGCCCGTAGCGGACGTGCAGCCGTCCACGCTCAGTCTTCCAGCCAGGCAGGTCGAGGTCGTCGGACCGGTACAGGAGGTCGGCGGTGACGAGGCGGGCGTAGTGCTCCGTGCGCCGCTCGTTGACGGTGTTGAGGTAGCGCGGGTCGCGGCTGGTCCAGTAGCGGTCCGAGAACCCGTCCGGGTCGGCCCGGAAGGCGTCCCACTCGTCGGGCGGCAGGATGAGGGTCAGGTCGGTGTAGGCCGCGCGGGTCTCGCCGTCCATGTAGTCGAGCGCGCGGCTGAAGGCGATGTCCGCGGCGTCGTACTGTCCGAGACGATGGTTGACCAGCCCGGCGTAGAGCCACATCCCCGCGTCCTCGGGGAACTGGACGTACATCTCGGCGAGGTCGGGCAGCGCCTCCTCGAAGCGCCCCGAGAGGGTCGCGAGGCGGACGACGTGGTCGTACACCGGTCGACGCCGCGGGTCCGAGGCGAGCGCCTGCCGGAGGTGGCCGATGGCCCGGTCGTACGACGCCTGCGCGCGGGGCGCGTAGTCGGTCACCGACACGCCGCGGCGCCGCAGCTCCTCCACGTCGAACCGGTCCTGGATGTCCTCGCCGAACTGCCCTTCGAGGGCTCCCTCGATTCCCCCTCCGAAGCCGCCGAGACCCGACTCCTCGGAGGCGATGGGGATCTCCACGACCCGCCCGCCCTCAGCGGCCGAAGCGGCCTCCACGTTGGGTTGCGACACCTCCTCCCGCTGCCGCTCTCCGACGGAGCGGTAGGCCAGCCCCGGCAGCTTGATCGCGTTCCGGTACTGGTAGTAGTCGACGATGGCCTGCACGCCCAGCTCCTCGTGGGCGTACGCGTTGGTGGAGTCGATGGCGAGCAACTGGGCGGCGATCTCGCGACGCCGACGCTGGCGGAACATCTCCTGGAAGAAGTTCCACGCCGCCCCCCGGTACTGCTCCAGGTTGGCGACCAGGTAGACCATGTTCTGCGGGTCGAGCGCGACCGCGGCCTCGATCTCGCGCCCCGCGCGTGCCTCGTCGCGGGCCGGGTTGCGCGTGTCGTACAGGACACGGCCGAGCAGGTAGTGCGCCTCGGCGTTGTCGGGGTCCTGGTCGACGACGCGGCTCAGGATGCGGACGGCGTCGTCGAATCGCGCCTCGCGGTACGCCTCGCCGCCCCGCTCGAGCGCGCCTGTGTCCTGGGCCGAAACCGGGATCGCGGTGGCGAGGAGCAGGACGACGACGAGAGAAGCGAAGGCGCGCATCAGACAGAAGGAAGGCCGGGAATCAACGCCCCACGGGGGGGCGGAGTTGTGCCGGGGACGAGCAGTGCCCCAACGTGCGCCTCGGGCGGCGCGCGGTCAAGGCACGACGGGCGCCCCCTCTACCGCTCCTTCATGATGCGGTCGAGCCGACGCTTCGACTCCCGATCGTTGATCGTCTGCCGCTTGTCGACGGTCTTCTTGCCGCGGCCAAGGGCGAACGACACCTTCGCCTTCCCCCCCTTGAAGTAGAGCTTCAGCGGGACGATGGTCATGCCCTTCTGCTCGGTCCCCTTGCGCAGCTTCTCGATCTCGGCCTTGTGGAGCAGCAGGCGCCGCATCCGCCGCGGCTCGTGGTTCGCGTACCCACCCATCTCGTAGGGCGGGATCGTGCAGTTGACCAGGTCGACCCCGGTGCGGCCGAGCTTGATGAACGCCTCGGCGAGTTGAGCCGACCCCTGGCGGAGCGACTTGACCTCCGAGCCGGTCAGCACGATGCCGGCCTCGAAGTGGTCCGTGAGCTCGAAGTCGTACCGCGCGCGGCGGTTGGTGACGATCGTCTGGATGCCGTCGGCCATGCGGGGTCAGAGGGAGAAACGCGGAGGGGAGCCCCGTGAACGCCAGCAAGGGCGGACCGGGTTCACGGCATCGGTGCACGGACCGCCTACCAGCCGCCGTCCCACGATCTACGCGTCCTCGTCCTCCTCGTCGTCGTCCGGGTCGGAGGGCAGCTCCAGGTACGGAATCGGCGGGACCTCGGAGAGGGTGCCGGTCGCGAAGAGGTAGTCCGCGAGCTGGTCGAGGCCGTCGGTGGCGTAGCCGTCGAGCGTCAGCTGGTAGGCGCCCACGCCGTCGTGGAAGAGGGCTTCGTTGACCGGTGCCTCCTGCGCCGCGGCGCGGAGCCGAAGCCCGTCGACGGCGCTCAGCGTGCCCTCCAGCGCGGCGAGCAGGCCCCACGGGTACGGGCGGAGCGTCAGGTCGGTCCACTCCTGGCCGGGGTCCAGCACGAAGGCGTTCGACGGGACCTCGTCCTCGTAGTCGACCAGCGCCGCCGAGGAGGTCCGCAGCACGTCTGCGAGCGGCGTGGCGGGATCGCTCAGGGCGAACGCGGCCGTCGAGCCGTAGTGCTCG from Rubrivirga sp. SAORIC476 encodes the following:
- the smpB gene encoding SsrA-binding protein SmpB, coding for MADGIQTIVTNRRARYDFELTDHFEAGIVLTGSEVKSLRQGSAQLAEAFIKLGRTGVDLVNCTIPPYEMGGYANHEPRRMRRLLLHKAEIEKLRKGTEQKGMTIVPLKLYFKGGKAKVSFALGRGKKTVDKRQTINDRESKRRLDRIMKER
- a CDS encoding T9SS type A sorting domain-containing protein gives rise to the protein MLLRHSLLAGFFLSLLIAAPSSAQSGCPATFRFDALESSSADNVAQGLVFVQQDWDGTALVNDTRREYVASEGGTAGTLLFSRWSDGDGSGWPTPVDAETFAFDDQGRMLEHVYMASGGGPYQRDTLGYGASPYPTYEAREDWTGSGWGPNRRYAYDYTEAGTLAGYLFERYASGWATDIVFESDLDAAGNRILCRFRTEPGATPYRLTASTFDGDGRRTSVVTRNYDETAGAYVEADSTAMAYGPYGIVLHEAFDRDGSTWKLVERHTVTYSNEGSRAVAIQELPRSVGSGLVARVRKTLDLDPFSRPTSYLQEVYPDGASDWRPSVRYLYTYAADPRQTDVALDPTTDAFALSVAPNPSVGVFSVTLTASSPTTVEVFDALGRRVAEVRSGSVASGETRIPVDLRSLPAGVYVLRATTEAGGVVSRTATVVR
- a CDS encoding GWxTD domain-containing protein, producing MRAFASLVVVLLLATAIPVSAQDTGALERGGEAYREARFDDAVRILSRVVDQDPDNAEAHYLLGRVLYDTRNPARDEARAGREIEAAVALDPQNMVYLVANLEQYRGAAWNFFQEMFRQRRRREIAAQLLAIDSTNAYAHEELGVQAIVDYYQYRNAIKLPGLAYRSVGERQREEVSQPNVEAASAAEGGRVVEIPIASEESGLGGFGGGIEGALEGQFGEDIQDRFDVEELRRRGVSVTDYAPRAQASYDRAIGHLRQALASDPRRRPVYDHVVRLATLSGRFEEALPDLAEMYVQFPEDAGMWLYAGLVNHRLGQYDAADIAFSRALDYMDGETRAAYTDLTLILPPDEWDAFRADPDGFSDRYWTSRDPRYLNTVNERRTEHYARLVTADLLYRSDDLDLPGWKTERGRLHVRYGPPETDVVIEGGLGLVVEQFAGRDEAFAIDPDAPAGVGLSNRFNVWDYGDGVRFVFEDPNRTGEFRLYSLPADVYGLQSVRNPSAMDFALIAQAEVRRRPERYAFQTPGRAVELPYRVAAFKGEGGRTDLYVNYGIPVSESETPSEGVQEDVDVTVKTGAFLIGPGREMLIERRRTVYGLRGAQIVPFDQTRLWTSTEPMSARPGDGYEVSLEFETASGQTGAVQRRAVDVPDFGGTGLRLSDVLLAYDAQEADRAVPGRVFRDGVSVQPAPWGVFRVGDPVYLYFEPYGLGMTDGRTDYEVEASLRPKDTSTGIRRLARRVFGGDGAAVSSAFEVQGDRADDAVYLFLDATGQERGLYTLTVTVRDRISGLSADRETDLLLE
- a CDS encoding MqnA/MqnD/SBP family protein, producing MRLAIWPVPPARALASALADLVTEVVEIEPHEARPALDSGGADLALVPTLDVLRGYTGLEVVPGIVLAGERSPRRRLVVGSQLDAIETIAFDPRDAQEALLTQLVLREHYGSTAAFALSDPATPLADVLRTSSAALVDYEDEVPSNAFVLDPGQEWTDLTLRPYPWGLLAALEGTLSAVDGLRLRAAAQEAPVNEALFHDGVGAYQLTLDGYATDGLDQLADYLFATGTLSEVPPIPYLELPSDPDDDEEDEDA